The DNA region CTCGACCGCGCGGCGATTCACTGAACGCCGTTCGGTGCCGATTCGCGCGCGGCACGTCGCCAGTCGTCCTGAAAATCTGTGGATAACTCAATATTCCGCTTCAAAGTCAACGCTCTGCGGGATGGATAACCCGGTGGATCGGTGCCCTCGGCATGGTGGCCGATCCGAACAGGAAAATGTTTGCGCGTGGCGCCGTAGGGCCGGCAGAGATTGCCGGCACAACGAAAAAGTCCGGTTATCCAGTGATTTTCCACAGAATGAAGGGGATAACTTAGCTGTGCGATTTTCCGCTCTCGCTTAGAATGTCGGCTTTGCGGACACCGGAACGACGTGTGTCTCACCGGTCGCCGCGAACGCGACCGCCGCGTGTGCCTCGCGACGGCCGTGTCGACGCTCCTCGATGAGCGTCTGTTTTGAGATAGACATTCGATCTCCACACTACGGCTGCTCGGCAATCCGGGCGGCGGCAAAGCGAAAAGACTATGAGCGAAGGCGTTTACGGGAATCAGGCTTCGGGACGTGTGACCCACAGCTTGCTGCGATTGAGTACGGCCATGCGAAGCCAGGCATGGGATTGGGCGGAAGGCGCGGGTCTCACGCCGACGCAGGGCGAGATCCTCGTGCTGCTGCTGCAACGCAAGGGCCCCATGCGGCTCGGCGAGATCGCACGCGAGACGCAGCTCACCGCGGCGACCACCAGCGATGCGGTCAGCACGCTCGAAACGAAGGGGCTCGTCGAGAAGCGTCGCGCACTGGACGATGGCCGCGCGCTCGCCGTGCGCCTGTCGGCCCGCGGCCGTACCGCGGCCAAGAAGGCGCTGCAATGGCCGGAATTCCTGACGAAAGCAGTCGGCAAGCTCGGCGCGGACGAGCAGGGCGCGCTGTACCGCGCGCTGCTGAAGACGCTGCGCGAACTGCAGGTGGCCGGCGCGACGCCGCCGCAGCGCATGTGCCTGACGTGCACGCATTTGCAGCCGGGCAAGCCGTCGAAGAAGACCGTGCATCACTGCGCGGCGCTCGACCTGTCGATGACCGACAGCGATCTGCGTCTCGACTGTTCGGTGCACGAAGAAGCCGACGCGGCCACGCAAAAGAAGACCT from Burkholderia ambifaria AMMD includes:
- a CDS encoding MarR family winged helix-turn-helix transcriptional regulator; this translates as MSEGVYGNQASGRVTHSLLRLSTAMRSQAWDWAEGAGLTPTQGEILVLLLQRKGPMRLGEIARETQLTAATTSDAVSTLETKGLVEKRRALDDGRALAVRLSARGRTAAKKALQWPEFLTKAVGKLGADEQGALYRALLKTLRELQVAGATPPQRMCLTCTHLQPGKPSKKTVHHCAALDLSMTDSDLRLDCSVHEEADAATQKKTWKVFAG